Proteins from a genomic interval of Bradyrhizobium sp. CCGB01:
- a CDS encoding Lin0512 family protein — protein sequence MARVRCITEMGMGVDVHGRDATKAAKRAVSDAIRHSSLGFFRMIDKTANDMFVDVTIAVPNPEAVDKEAVAKELPYGTVTVTAVKGGLEIPSATEVANDPILIANAAVIVSFEKD from the coding sequence ATGGCTCGCGTTCGCTGTATCACCGAGATGGGCATGGGCGTCGACGTCCACGGCAGGGACGCCACCAAGGCGGCGAAGCGGGCGGTGTCCGATGCCATCAGACATTCGAGTCTCGGTTTCTTCCGGATGATCGACAAGACCGCGAACGACATGTTCGTCGATGTCACGATCGCCGTGCCGAACCCTGAGGCGGTGGACAAGGAAGCCGTTGCCAAGGAGCTGCCTTACGGCACCGTGACCGTCACCGCGGTCAAGGGCGGGCTGGAGATCCCCTCGGCCACGGAAGTCGCCAACGACCCCATCCTCATCGCCAACGCTGCCGTCATCGTCAGCTTCGAGAAGGATTAG
- a CDS encoding GNAT family N-acetyltransferase has protein sequence MSDSDVALLDRPIWSALTTSHRHLAEGGPQALRYPVDMTPFADMVDMSPASFAALGELMSGSQVAALFTPEPVDVPAGFKVVLAETGEQMVGSPADSPLRDAEIVTLGAADVPAMMALTELTKPGPFAARTHQLGTFLGIRAGGELVAMTGERMKPGKFVEMTAVCVHPDYRGRGYAQALLAAVARRIEARGEIPFLHVFSHNASAIALYERQGMTNRRRLYVTALMKA, from the coding sequence GTGTCCGACAGCGATGTGGCGCTGCTGGATCGCCCGATCTGGAGCGCGCTGACGACCAGCCACCGGCACCTGGCGGAGGGCGGCCCGCAAGCACTGCGCTATCCCGTGGACATGACGCCGTTCGCAGACATGGTCGACATGTCCCCGGCAAGCTTTGCGGCGCTCGGCGAACTCATGTCGGGCTCGCAGGTCGCCGCATTGTTCACGCCGGAGCCGGTCGATGTCCCCGCCGGATTCAAGGTCGTGCTGGCCGAGACCGGGGAGCAGATGGTCGGCTCGCCCGCCGACAGTCCGCTGCGCGACGCCGAGATCGTCACGCTGGGAGCCGCCGACGTACCAGCCATGATGGCGCTGACGGAGCTGACCAAGCCCGGGCCTTTCGCCGCGCGGACGCATCAGCTCGGCACATTCCTCGGCATCCGCGCCGGTGGCGAACTGGTCGCGATGACGGGCGAGCGGATGAAGCCGGGAAAATTCGTCGAGATGACTGCCGTTTGCGTGCATCCCGACTATCGCGGGCGTGGCTACGCGCAGGCGCTGCTCGCAGCGGTCGCGCGCCGGATCGAGGCGCGCGGCGAAATCCCGTTCCTGCATGTGTTCTCGCACAACGCCTCGGCGATCGCGCTGTACGAACGGCAGGGCATGACGAACCGCCGCCGCCTGTACGTCACGGCGCTGATGAAGGCATGA
- a CDS encoding serine hydrolase yields the protein MDARTIDFSAARTAMQRYVDQEIIPGVSWAVLRGRDVVDQQCVGFADREAKTLLRPDHIFRAYSNTKIFVTCSIMLLVEEGRIGLDDAVEKFLPQLGNRKVLKQGASSLADVEPAKSPITIRQLLTHTSGLSYGIFDPGTVLFKGYNEAGVLNPLTPLTDMIDKLAGLPLSYHPGTGWEYSVATDVLGRVVEVVSGKSLDAFFKARIFDPLGLTDTGFYVPEAQQGRLVALYTGADVLDPMKPGLTRADNLPYPQAYRRQFPRLSGGGGLVSTLPDMLALVRALLPGSDALLKPDTLRQMMTNQLPAGQTIRFANLGPIPGKGFGLGGAVTFAPTPFDPPNSTGEFQWGGLAGTHWWICPQANTAGVLMAQRHMGFWNPFFFEFKRLAYQAVGG from the coding sequence ATGGACGCCAGGACGATTGATTTTTCCGCCGCACGGACGGCGATGCAGCGTTACGTCGATCAGGAGATCATTCCGGGCGTATCCTGGGCGGTGCTGCGCGGCCGCGACGTCGTCGATCAGCAATGCGTCGGCTTTGCCGACCGCGAGGCGAAGACGTTGCTGCGGCCCGACCATATCTTCCGCGCCTATTCCAACACCAAGATCTTCGTCACGTGCTCGATCATGCTGCTGGTCGAGGAAGGCCGCATCGGGCTCGATGACGCCGTCGAGAAATTCCTGCCGCAGCTCGGCAATCGCAAGGTGCTGAAGCAGGGCGCTTCGAGCCTTGCCGATGTCGAGCCGGCGAAGAGCCCGATCACGATCCGCCAGCTGCTGACCCACACCTCGGGCCTCAGCTACGGCATCTTCGATCCCGGCACGGTGCTGTTCAAGGGCTATAACGAGGCGGGCGTGCTCAATCCGCTGACGCCGCTGACCGACATGATCGACAAGCTGGCCGGTCTGCCGCTGTCCTATCATCCCGGCACGGGGTGGGAATATTCTGTTGCCACCGACGTGCTCGGCCGCGTCGTGGAGGTCGTCTCGGGCAAGTCGCTCGATGCCTTCTTCAAGGCTCGCATTTTCGATCCGCTCGGCCTGACCGATACCGGCTTCTACGTGCCGGAAGCACAGCAGGGCAGGCTGGTTGCGCTCTACACCGGCGCTGATGTGCTCGATCCGATGAAGCCGGGCCTGACCCGGGCCGACAATCTGCCTTACCCGCAGGCCTATCGGCGACAATTCCCGCGGCTGTCGGGTGGCGGCGGCCTGGTGTCGACCTTGCCCGACATGCTGGCGCTGGTACGCGCGCTGCTACCCGGTTCTGATGCGCTGCTGAAGCCCGACACGCTGCGGCAAATGATGACGAACCAGCTGCCCGCAGGCCAGACCATCCGCTTTGCCAATCTCGGGCCGATCCCCGGCAAAGGCTTTGGCCTCGGCGGCGCCGTCACTTTCGCGCCGACGCCGTTCGATCCCCCGAATTCGACCGGCGAATTCCAGTGGGGCGGCCTTGCCGGCACGCATTGGTGGATTTGCCCGCAAGCCAATACCGCGGGCGTGCTGATGGCGCAGCGTCATATGGGCTTCTGGAATCCATTCTTCTTCGAGTTCAAGCGCCTGGCCTATCAGGCCGTGGGAGGCTGA
- a CDS encoding DUF2892 domain-containing protein → MAFYRKNIGGLHQAVRVAAGIAVAVAAFVYLAGAAAWLVALGGAGFALTGLVGYCPMCAMAGIGRGGVS, encoded by the coding sequence ATGGCATTTTACAGGAAGAACATCGGCGGCCTGCATCAGGCGGTGCGGGTCGCTGCGGGGATTGCGGTGGCGGTCGCGGCGTTCGTTTATCTCGCCGGCGCCGCGGCGTGGCTGGTGGCCCTTGGCGGCGCGGGCTTCGCGCTGACCGGCCTCGTCGGCTATTGCCCGATGTGCGCGATGGCCGGGATCGGTCGGGGAGGCGTGTCGTGA
- a CDS encoding RNA polymerase sigma factor, with the protein MSAAAISPNLFEAARLGDPQAIASLLETAQPDIRRYARATCRSSADAEDATQEALWILFRHVGTIRSLLAFSAWLFSVVRRECLRLARKAGLVPSIDDGEAEALLLSRPEADLRLDVAAAFEALPPHYRDVALMRDVREMTIDEIADALGASRQTVKARLHRARALMREYLTR; encoded by the coding sequence GTGAGCGCGGCTGCGATCTCGCCAAACCTGTTCGAGGCGGCACGGCTCGGCGACCCGCAGGCGATCGCCTCGCTGCTCGAGACGGCGCAGCCGGACATCCGCCGCTATGCGCGCGCGACCTGCCGAAGCTCGGCGGATGCCGAGGACGCGACGCAGGAGGCGCTGTGGATCCTGTTCCGTCATGTCGGCACGATCCGCTCGCTGCTGGCGTTTTCGGCCTGGCTGTTCAGCGTGGTCCGCCGCGAGTGTCTGCGGCTCGCCCGCAAGGCCGGCCTTGTCCCATCGATCGACGACGGCGAGGCCGAGGCCTTGCTGCTGTCGCGTCCCGAAGCCGATTTGCGGCTCGACGTGGCGGCTGCGTTCGAGGCGCTGCCGCCGCATTATCGCGATGTCGCGCTGATGCGCGACGTCAGGGAAATGACCATCGACGAAATCGCTGATGCACTCGGTGCGTCCAGGCAGACCGTGAAGGCGCGCCTGCACCGTGCCCGCGCCCTGATGCGCGAATATCTGACGAGATGA
- a CDS encoding carboxymuconolactone decarboxylase family protein, giving the protein MTDYQSRDDLKLVPGFVALAPVEANAFLAFNHAVERKDGLIPPKYRELISLAVALTTQCAYCLDVHTARAAKAGATREEVAEAALIAAAVRAGGTLGHALLAQRLFERHRGEGTG; this is encoded by the coding sequence ATGACCGATTATCAAAGCCGTGACGATCTGAAGTTGGTTCCCGGTTTCGTGGCGCTCGCGCCGGTCGAGGCCAACGCGTTCCTGGCCTTCAACCACGCGGTCGAGCGCAAGGACGGACTGATCCCGCCGAAATATCGCGAGCTGATCTCGCTCGCTGTCGCGCTCACCACGCAATGCGCCTATTGCCTCGACGTGCATACGGCGCGGGCAGCGAAAGCCGGTGCGACGCGCGAGGAAGTCGCCGAAGCCGCGCTTATTGCGGCGGCGGTACGGGCCGGTGGCACGCTTGGCCATGCGTTGCTGGCGCAGCGGCTGTTCGAGCGGCATCGGGGTGAAGGCACGGGATGA
- a CDS encoding DUF429 domain-containing protein, producing MPNYLGLDGFRFGWVAAWIDDRGDHGFDYSPGLTRLLALPHARAMIDMPIGLKPSGYRVCDLRARELIGPAVFLGARRDLWTFPDIAAANRHYWQHEGQGRGVSAQLWNIRDKIRDVDEIMTPARQATIGEAHPELIFWNLAGRVRLARKTSAEGRAQRIALLAQRGFTRLPKWLTQRHGTGIGRDDLIDACACAVAARDSNQCVGGEEDPRGLRMEINY from the coding sequence GTGCCAAACTATCTCGGCCTTGATGGATTTCGGTTCGGTTGGGTCGCCGCGTGGATTGATGATCGCGGCGATCACGGTTTCGATTATTCGCCGGGCCTGACGCGCTTGCTTGCCCTGCCGCACGCGCGCGCGATGATCGACATGCCGATCGGATTGAAACCGAGCGGTTATCGGGTCTGCGACCTGCGCGCACGCGAGCTGATCGGCCCCGCCGTGTTCCTCGGCGCGCGCCGCGACCTCTGGACATTTCCCGACATCGCGGCAGCCAATCGCCACTACTGGCAGCATGAAGGCCAGGGCAGAGGCGTTTCTGCGCAGCTCTGGAATATCAGGGACAAGATCCGGGACGTCGACGAGATCATGACGCCGGCGCGGCAGGCCACGATCGGTGAAGCGCATCCGGAATTGATCTTCTGGAATCTGGCGGGGCGAGTCCGGCTTGCGCGGAAGACGTCTGCGGAAGGTCGCGCGCAGCGCATTGCGCTGCTGGCGCAACGCGGCTTCACGCGCTTGCCGAAATGGCTGACGCAGCGACATGGCACCGGCATTGGCCGGGACGATCTCATCGATGCCTGTGCCTGCGCCGTCGCGGCACGCGACAGCAATCAATGTGTCGGCGGAGAGGAGGATCCGCGCGGGCTGCGGATGGAGATCAATTACTGA
- a CDS encoding glutathione S-transferase family protein, whose translation MSDLSAFPITKRWPARHPELLQLYSLPTPNGVKVSIMLEEIGLPYEVHLVDFGKDDQKTAEFLSLNPNGKIPAILDPNGPGGRPLPLFESGAILQYLAEKTGKLLPEDAARRYQTIQWVHFQMGGIGPMFGQVGFFHKFAGKEFEDKRPLERYVDESKRLLGVMETHLSGRQWFMDDDYTIADISMLGWVRNLNGFYGAGDLVEFSKFKSVGAWLERGLARPAVQRGLNIPKRP comes from the coding sequence ATGTCTGATCTGTCCGCCTTTCCCATCACCAAGCGCTGGCCGGCCAGGCATCCGGAATTGCTTCAGCTCTATTCGCTGCCGACGCCGAATGGCGTGAAGGTTTCGATCATGCTGGAAGAGATCGGTCTGCCTTACGAGGTCCATCTCGTCGATTTCGGCAAGGACGACCAGAAGACGGCGGAATTCCTCTCGCTCAATCCCAACGGCAAGATCCCTGCGATCCTCGATCCCAACGGTCCCGGCGGCAGGCCGCTGCCACTGTTCGAGTCCGGCGCGATCCTGCAATATCTCGCGGAGAAGACCGGCAAGCTTTTGCCCGAGGACGCCGCGCGGCGCTACCAGACCATCCAGTGGGTGCACTTCCAGATGGGCGGCATCGGGCCGATGTTCGGTCAGGTCGGCTTCTTCCACAAATTCGCCGGCAAGGAGTTTGAGGACAAGCGGCCGCTGGAGCGCTATGTGGACGAATCCAAGCGGCTGCTCGGCGTGATGGAGACGCATCTTTCGGGCCGGCAGTGGTTCATGGATGATGACTACACCATCGCCGACATCTCCATGCTCGGCTGGGTGCGCAACCTCAACGGCTTCTACGGCGCCGGCGATCTCGTCGAATTCAGCAAGTTCAAATCGGTCGGTGCCTGGCTCGAACGCGGCCTTGCGCGTCCGGCGGTGCAGCGCGGGCTCAACATTCCGAAGCGGCCGTGA
- a CDS encoding sulfite exporter TauE/SafE family protein produces the protein MSWIHDLLAGAGVGLVGGLTSGFMGTSPGGGLVIFSVLLLGAEQHVAQGTSLITQVPPTGLAGVRRYWQSGNRSPLQWIVWIGIGFLIGGGCGGYAAAAVPDSVLQWTYVIYLAALIALLILRRDRKDGSSESGDQQQLPWLPLLLIGVLAGFSSGFMGIGGGLAITVGLAAGLRVPQHQAQLVSLVFSVIPTNIPAAWIYWSKGLMVGWPAIIGILAGLWIGTDLGARAANGVSKAVLRRVMIALISLMALYMTHKALT, from the coding sequence ATGTCCTGGATCCACGATCTCCTCGCTGGTGCCGGCGTCGGTCTCGTCGGCGGACTGACATCGGGTTTCATGGGGACGAGCCCGGGCGGCGGGCTCGTCATCTTCAGCGTGCTGCTGCTCGGCGCAGAGCAGCACGTCGCGCAAGGCACGTCGCTGATCACGCAGGTCCCGCCGACGGGCCTCGCCGGCGTGCGCCGCTACTGGCAGAGCGGCAACCGCAGCCCGTTGCAATGGATCGTCTGGATCGGAATCGGATTTCTCATCGGCGGCGGTTGCGGCGGCTACGCCGCGGCGGCTGTCCCCGATTCTGTCCTGCAGTGGACTTACGTCATCTATCTCGCCGCGCTGATCGCGCTTCTAATCCTGCGCCGCGATCGCAAGGACGGGAGCAGCGAGTCGGGTGACCAGCAGCAACTGCCCTGGCTACCCCTGCTCCTCATCGGCGTGCTAGCCGGATTTTCCTCCGGCTTCATGGGCATCGGCGGTGGGCTCGCAATCACCGTCGGCCTCGCCGCCGGCCTGCGCGTGCCGCAGCATCAGGCGCAACTCGTCAGCCTCGTCTTTTCGGTGATCCCGACCAACATTCCGGCGGCCTGGATCTACTGGAGCAAGGGCTTGATGGTCGGCTGGCCGGCCATCATCGGCATTCTGGCAGGGCTCTGGATCGGCACCGATCTCGGGGCACGCGCGGCGAACGGCGTCAGCAAAGCGGTGCTGCGCCGGGTCATGATCGCCCTCATCTCGTTGATGGCGCTCTACATGACCCACAAGGCGCTGACCTAG
- a CDS encoding TetR/AcrR family transcriptional regulator, whose translation MPKISDKQRESRRQQILEAALACFSDNGFHQTGMADIVKRSGLSHGAVYLYFQSKDDLIEALADDRHRREAVLNSVAQGSGDPIEGLHALVRVYAQWLGDPAGEARRRVGIHGWAEALRNRRVRTSVVEGIDMPRALIVALVERGQHDGLIKRDVGADAIARVLIAIFQGFVLQKCWGEDFDVEACMTTVAGVIEGFRTAKPDVKRRSRT comes from the coding sequence ATGCCCAAGATCAGCGACAAGCAGCGCGAGAGCCGGCGGCAGCAGATCCTCGAAGCCGCCCTTGCCTGCTTCTCCGACAACGGCTTCCACCAGACCGGCATGGCCGATATCGTGAAGCGATCCGGGCTGAGCCACGGCGCGGTCTATCTCTACTTCCAGAGCAAGGACGATTTGATCGAGGCGCTCGCCGACGACCGGCACCGGCGCGAGGCCGTGCTCAACTCGGTCGCGCAGGGATCGGGCGATCCGATCGAAGGACTTCACGCGCTGGTCCGCGTCTACGCGCAATGGCTCGGCGATCCCGCCGGCGAAGCGCGCCGCCGCGTCGGTATTCATGGCTGGGCCGAGGCCCTGCGCAACCGCCGCGTCCGCACCAGCGTCGTGGAAGGCATCGACATGCCGCGCGCCCTGATCGTCGCTCTGGTCGAGCGCGGCCAGCATGACGGCCTCATCAAGCGCGACGTCGGAGCGGACGCGATCGCGCGCGTCCTGATCGCGATCTTCCAGGGCTTTGTGCTGCAAAAATGCTGGGGCGAGGATTTTGACGTCGAGGCCTGCATGACGACCGTGGCGGGCGTGATCGAAGGGTTTCGCACGGCCAAGCCGGATGTCAAGCGACGAAGCAGGACGTAA
- a CDS encoding tRNA-binding protein, which translates to MHVTHDPAATASPTIDFNSFLAVDIRVGTIVDAKPFPEARKPAWRLWIDFGPAIGVRKSSAQITENHPLETLVGQQVAAVVNFPPRQIGPVVSEVLTLGFPDADGKVVLVQPGKPVPNGGRLF; encoded by the coding sequence ATGCACGTCACCCACGATCCCGCCGCCACGGCCTCGCCGACCATCGACTTCAACAGCTTCCTCGCGGTCGACATCCGCGTCGGCACCATCGTCGATGCAAAACCGTTCCCCGAGGCGCGCAAGCCGGCCTGGCGGCTGTGGATCGACTTCGGCCCGGCGATCGGTGTGCGCAAGAGCTCGGCGCAGATCACCGAAAACCATCCGCTCGAGACGCTGGTCGGGCAGCAGGTCGCGGCCGTCGTGAACTTCCCGCCGCGCCAGATCGGCCCGGTCGTCTCGGAGGTGCTGACGCTCGGCTTCCCCGATGCGGATGGCAAGGTCGTGCTGGTGCAGCCGGGCAAGCCGGTGCCGAACGGTGGGCGGCTGTTCTAG
- a CDS encoding ArsC family reductase, translating to MPNIIYGIKNCDTMKKARAWLDSHGVAYEFHDYKAAGVEKDKLKQWSDKAGWETLLNRAGTTFKKLPDADKEGLTEKKALALMLAQPSMIKRPVLEVGGKLLVGFKPEIYAKDIKTK from the coding sequence TTGCCCAACATCATCTATGGCATCAAGAACTGCGACACCATGAAGAAGGCGCGCGCCTGGCTCGACAGCCATGGCGTCGCGTATGAGTTCCACGACTACAAGGCGGCGGGCGTCGAGAAGGACAAGCTCAAGCAGTGGAGCGACAAGGCTGGTTGGGAAACGCTGCTCAATCGCGCCGGCACGACCTTCAAGAAGCTGCCCGATGCCGACAAGGAAGGCCTCACCGAGAAGAAGGCGTTGGCCTTGATGCTAGCGCAACCATCGATGATCAAGCGGCCGGTGCTCGAGGTCGGCGGCAAGCTGCTGGTCGGCTTCAAGCCGGAGATCTATGCCAAGGATATAAAGACCAAGTAG
- a CDS encoding ABC transporter ATP-binding protein translates to MADEFILETEGLTKEFAGFFAVRDVALKVRRGSIHALIGPNGAGKTTCFNLLTKFLKPSAGKILYKGQDITAMAPADVARMGLVRSFQISAVFPHLTALENVRVALQRQHGSSFDFWRSKSVLNRFNNRALELLNDVGLSEFANTPAVEMPYGRKRALEIATTLALDPEMMLLDEPMAGMGHEDIDKIAALIKRISAKYTILMVEHNLSVVANLSDIITVLTRGQVLAQGNYAELTKDERVKEAYLGAGHA, encoded by the coding sequence TTGGCCGATGAGTTCATTCTCGAAACGGAAGGCTTGACCAAGGAGTTCGCGGGCTTCTTCGCCGTCCGCGACGTTGCGCTCAAGGTTCGCCGTGGGAGCATTCACGCGTTGATCGGGCCGAACGGCGCCGGCAAGACGACGTGCTTCAATCTTTTGACCAAGTTCCTCAAGCCGTCGGCCGGGAAAATCCTGTACAAGGGACAGGACATCACCGCGATGGCGCCGGCTGACGTCGCCCGCATGGGGCTGGTCCGTTCATTCCAGATCTCGGCGGTATTTCCGCATCTCACCGCGCTGGAGAATGTTCGTGTCGCGCTTCAACGCCAGCACGGCAGCTCGTTCGATTTCTGGCGCTCCAAGTCCGTGCTCAACCGCTTCAACAACCGCGCGCTGGAACTGTTGAACGATGTCGGCCTCAGCGAGTTTGCCAATACGCCGGCGGTCGAGATGCCCTATGGACGCAAGCGCGCACTGGAGATCGCAACGACGCTCGCGCTCGACCCGGAGATGATGCTGCTGGACGAGCCGATGGCCGGCATGGGCCACGAGGACATCGACAAGATCGCGGCGCTGATCAAGCGCATCTCGGCCAAATATACCATCCTGATGGTCGAGCATAATCTGAGCGTCGTCGCCAATCTCTCCGACATCATCACCGTGCTGACGCGCGGGCAGGTGCTGGCGCAGGGCAATTACGCCGAGCTCACCAAGGACGAGCGCGTCAAGGAAGCGTATCTGGGAGCCGGTCATGCCTGA
- a CDS encoding ABC transporter ATP-binding protein, producing MPETAIADAPAKAATGGNILQVRNLEAWYGESHILHGINFDVNAGEVVTLLGRNGAGKTTTLKSIMGIIGKRTGSVKFNNQDIIRATSDKIARMGIAFCPEERGIFSSLDVRENLLLPPVVRPGGLPLEQIFDLFPNLKERLNSQGTKLSGGEQQMLAIARILRTGASFLMLDEPTEGLAPVIIQQIGHTIARLKKEGFTILLVEQNFRFASTVADRYYVVEHGKIIDGFSNSELAANMDKLHTYLGV from the coding sequence ATGCCTGAGACTGCAATCGCGGACGCTCCCGCAAAGGCCGCAACCGGCGGCAATATCCTCCAGGTCCGCAACCTGGAAGCCTGGTATGGCGAGTCGCACATCCTGCACGGGATCAATTTCGACGTGAACGCGGGCGAGGTCGTCACCCTGCTCGGGCGCAACGGCGCCGGCAAGACGACCACGCTGAAATCGATCATGGGCATCATCGGCAAGCGCACCGGCTCGGTGAAGTTCAACAACCAGGACATCATCCGCGCGACCTCCGACAAGATCGCGCGGATGGGTATCGCGTTCTGTCCGGAAGAACGCGGAATTTTCTCCAGTCTCGATGTGCGGGAGAATTTGCTGCTGCCGCCGGTGGTCCGCCCGGGCGGATTGCCGCTCGAGCAGATCTTCGATCTGTTTCCGAACCTGAAGGAACGTCTCAACAGCCAGGGCACCAAGCTCTCCGGCGGCGAGCAGCAGATGCTCGCGATCGCGCGCATCCTGCGCACCGGCGCGAGCTTCCTGATGCTGGACGAGCCGACCGAAGGTCTTGCGCCTGTCATCATACAGCAGATCGGCCACACCATTGCGCGGCTCAAGAAGGAGGGCTTCACCATCCTCCTTGTCGAGCAAAACTTCCGCTTCGCATCCACCGTCGCCGACCGTTATTACGTGGTCGAGCACGGCAAGATCATTGACGGATTTTCCAATTCGGAGCTTGCCGCCAACATGGACAAGCTCCACACCTATCTCGGCGTCTAG
- a CDS encoding ABC transporter substrate-binding protein, which produces MKTKSIASFLLGTALAVTAAGAAFAQDKTVKIGALSDQSGLYADLGGPGSTVAAQMAVEDSGLAAKGWKIDIISGDHQNKPDIGTAIARQWFDVDKVDVIVDVPNSGVALAVNNVIKEKNGVYINSGAATSDLTNAQCSPNTVHWTYDTYMLAHTTGQALVKAGGDSWFFLTADYAFGAALERDTTAVVTANGGKVVGGVKHPLNTPDFSSFLLQAQASKAKIIGLANAGGDTTNTIKQAAEFGIVKGGQKLAALLLFLTDVKAIGLETAQGLNFTETFYWDMNDQTRAFSKRFAAKMKNNAPPTMVQAGVYAGVRHYLKTLEALGGNPHDGVKVVEKMKSMPTEDDLFGKGEIQPNGRTIHNAYLFEVKKPSESKGPWDFYKLVGTVPGDQAFTPLSESKCALLKK; this is translated from the coding sequence ATGAAGACAAAGTCGATTGCATCGTTTCTGCTCGGCACGGCGTTGGCCGTGACCGCCGCCGGCGCAGCCTTCGCGCAGGACAAGACCGTCAAGATCGGCGCGCTGTCCGATCAGTCCGGCCTCTACGCCGACCTCGGCGGACCGGGCTCGACCGTGGCCGCGCAGATGGCCGTTGAAGATTCCGGCCTCGCTGCGAAGGGCTGGAAGATCGACATCATCTCGGGCGATCACCAGAACAAGCCCGACATCGGCACCGCGATCGCGCGGCAGTGGTTCGACGTCGACAAGGTCGACGTCATCGTCGACGTGCCGAACTCCGGCGTGGCGCTCGCCGTCAACAACGTCATCAAGGAAAAGAACGGCGTCTACATCAACTCCGGTGCGGCGACCTCGGATCTGACCAACGCACAGTGCTCGCCCAACACCGTGCACTGGACCTACGACACCTACATGCTGGCCCACACCACGGGCCAGGCGCTGGTGAAGGCCGGTGGTGACTCCTGGTTCTTCCTGACCGCGGACTACGCCTTCGGTGCGGCGCTGGAGCGCGACACCACGGCCGTGGTCACCGCCAATGGCGGCAAGGTTGTCGGCGGCGTCAAGCATCCGCTGAACACGCCGGACTTCTCGTCCTTCCTGCTCCAGGCGCAGGCCTCCAAGGCCAAGATCATCGGCCTTGCCAACGCCGGTGGCGACACCACCAACACGATCAAGCAGGCGGCCGAGTTCGGTATCGTCAAGGGCGGCCAGAAGCTCGCGGCGCTGCTGCTGTTCCTCACCGACGTCAAGGCGATTGGTCTGGAGACCGCGCAGGGCCTCAACTTCACCGAGACCTTCTACTGGGACATGAACGACCAGACCCGCGCCTTCTCCAAGCGCTTCGCCGCGAAGATGAAGAACAATGCTCCGCCCACCATGGTGCAGGCCGGCGTCTATGCGGGCGTGCGTCACTATCTCAAGACGCTGGAAGCGCTCGGCGGCAATCCTCATGACGGCGTCAAGGTCGTCGAGAAGATGAAGTCGATGCCGACGGAGGACGATCTGTTCGGCAAGGGCGAGATCCAGCCCAACGGCCGTACCATCCACAACGCCTATCTGTTCGAGGTGAAGAAGCCCTCCGAGTCCAAGGGACCGTGGGACTTCTACAAGCTGGTCGGCACGGTGCCGGGCGATCAGGCCTTCACGCCGCTCTCCGAGAGCAAGTGCGCGCTGCTTAAGAAGTAA